A region of Oncorhynchus masou masou isolate Uvic2021 chromosome 29, UVic_Omas_1.1, whole genome shotgun sequence DNA encodes the following proteins:
- the piga gene encoding phosphatidylinositol N-acetylglucosaminyltransferase subunit A isoform X3 yields the protein MKMGLRQNVMYNQSTATTCFHSLPLLRCVFVRERITVVHAHSSFSAMGHDALFHAKTMGLNTVFTDHSLFGFADVSSILTNKLLTVSLCDTNHIVCVSYTSKENTVLRAALDPEIVSVIPNAVDPTDFTPDPSQRCDDRITIVVVSRLVYRKGKACRYDCRNVKSQLLLIHFFLGIDLLGGIIPELCLKHPDLHFLIGGEGPKRIVLEEVREKYQLHDRVRLLGALEHKDVRGVLVQGHIFLNTSLTEAFCMAIVEGASCGLQVVSTRVGGIPEVLPEDLITLCEPTVRSLCAGLDSVIARQRSGSVASPASIHAHVCTLYTWRNVAERTEKVYDRVAGEKVLPLDRRLLRLRAHCGPVAGSIFSFFAVLNFLFLLLLRWLLPDRLIDVAMDATGPQGLWTQGLGDRKGTHSKSAMLTKEEPGGQKTKL from the exons ATGAAGATGGGACTGAGACAAAAT GTGATGTACAACCAGTCCACAGCTACCACCTGCTTCCACAGCCTGCCGCTGCTGCGCTGCGTGTTTGTCAGGGAGCGTATCACCGTAGTGCACGCCCACAGCTCCTTCTCCGCCATGGGCCACGATGCATTGTTCCACGCCAAGACCATGGGCCTCAACACG GTGTTTACTGACCACTCCCTCTTTGGTTTTGCTGATGTTAGCTCGATACTGACCAATAAGCTGCTGACGGTGTCTTTGTGCGACACCAATCACATTGTGTGCGTGTCGTACACAAGTAAGGAGAACACCGTGCTTAGGGCAGCACTTGACCCTGAGATTGTTTCTGTCATCCCCAACGCTGTCGACCCCACAGACTTCACCCCCGACCCTTCCCAGCGCTGTGACGACAGGATCACCATCGTAGTGGTCAGCCGCCTCGTCTATCGTAAAGGTAAGGCCTGTAGATATGATTGTAGGAATGTGAAGTCTCAACTGCTGCTTATACACTTTTTTTTAGGAATAGATCTTCTGGGTGGGATCATCCCAGAGCTGTGCCTCAAACATCCCGATCTACAtttcctgattggtggagagggACCAAAGAGAATCGTGttggaggaagtgagagagaaataCCAGCTACACGACAG ggtgCGTCTCCTGGGGGCCCTTGAGCATAAGGATGTGCGGGGGGTCTTGGTCCAGGGACATATCTTCCTCAACACCTCCCTGACCGAGGCCTTCTGCATGGCTATAGTGGAGGGGGCCAGCTGTGGACTACAG gtggtaaGTACGCGTGTTGGAGGGATCCCTGAGGTTCTACCTGAGGATCTGATCACCCTGTGTGAGCCCACCGTGCGTTCTCTTTGTGCCGGCCTGGACAGTGTCATTGCTAGACAACGATCGGGCAGCGTCGCCTCCCCAGCTTCCATCCACGCCCACGTCTGCACCCTCTACACCTGGAGGAATGtcgcagagaggacagagaag GTGTATGACCGTGTGGCTGGGGAGAAGGTTCTTCCTCTGGACAGACGGCTGCTCAGACTGAGGGCCCACTGTGGCCCTGTGGCAGGCTCTATCTTTTCCTTCTTCGCTGTCCTCAACTTCCTCTTCCTGCTCCTTCTCCGCTGGCTCCTCCCAGACCGCCTCATAGACGTTGCCATGGATGCCACGGGGCCCCAGGGGCTGTGGACGCAGGGCTTGGGCGATAGGAAAGGAACTCACTCTAAAAGTGCCATGTTGACAAAGGAGGAGCCAGGTGGTCAAAAGACCAAGCTATGA
- the piga gene encoding phosphatidylinositol N-acetylglucosaminyltransferase subunit A isoform X2: MSDAHHHQRRRGAAFHAPPANRHPDGLTVAPQAPARKYNICMVSDFFYPNMGGVESHIYQLSQCLIEKGHKVVIATHAYGCRKGVRYLTNGLKVYYLPLQVMYNQSTATTCFHSLPLLRCVFVRERITVVHAHSSFSAMGHDALFHAKTMGLNTVFTDHSLFGFADVSSILTNKLLTVSLCDTNHIVCVSYTSKENTVLRAALDPEIVSVIPNAVDPTDFTPDPSQRCDDRITIVVVSRLVYRKGIDLLGGIIPELCLKHPDLHFLIGGEGPKRIVLEEVREKYQLHDRVRLLGALEHKDVRGVLVQGHIFLNTSLTEAFCMAIVEGASCGLQVVSTRVGGIPEVLPEDLITLCEPTVRSLCAGLDSVIARQRSGSVASPASIHAHVCTLYTWRNVAERTEKVYDRVAGEKVLPLDRRLLRLRAHCGPVAGSIFSFFAVLNFLFLLLLRWLLPDRLIDVAMDATGPQGLWTQGLGDRKGTHSKSAMLTKEEPGGQKTKL; the protein is encoded by the exons ATGAGTGACGCACACCACCACCAGCGAAGGAGGGGGGCAGCTTTCCACGCTCCCCCAGCCAACAGACACCCTGATGGGCTCACAGTGGCTCCCCAGGCCCCTGCCAGGAAGTACAACATCTGCATGGTGTCAGACTTTTTTTACCCCAACATGGGAGGGGTGGAGAGCCACATCTACCAGCTGTCTCAGTGTCTGATAGAGAAGGGTCACAAGGTGGTGATCGCCACCCATGCCTACGGCTGCAGGAAGGGGGTCCGGTACCTGACCAATGGGCTCAAGGTCTACTACCTGCCCCTGCAGGTGATGTACAACCAGTCCACAGCTACCACCTGCTTCCACAGCCTGCCGCTGCTGCGCTGCGTGTTTGTCAGGGAGCGTATCACCGTAGTGCACGCCCACAGCTCCTTCTCCGCCATGGGCCACGATGCATTGTTCCACGCCAAGACCATGGGCCTCAACACG GTGTTTACTGACCACTCCCTCTTTGGTTTTGCTGATGTTAGCTCGATACTGACCAATAAGCTGCTGACGGTGTCTTTGTGCGACACCAATCACATTGTGTGCGTGTCGTACACAAGTAAGGAGAACACCGTGCTTAGGGCAGCACTTGACCCTGAGATTGTTTCTGTCATCCCCAACGCTGTCGACCCCACAGACTTCACCCCCGACCCTTCCCAGCGCTGTGACGACAGGATCACCATCGTAGTGGTCAGCCGCCTCGTCTATCGTAAAG GAATAGATCTTCTGGGTGGGATCATCCCAGAGCTGTGCCTCAAACATCCCGATCTACAtttcctgattggtggagagggACCAAAGAGAATCGTGttggaggaagtgagagagaaataCCAGCTACACGACAG ggtgCGTCTCCTGGGGGCCCTTGAGCATAAGGATGTGCGGGGGGTCTTGGTCCAGGGACATATCTTCCTCAACACCTCCCTGACCGAGGCCTTCTGCATGGCTATAGTGGAGGGGGCCAGCTGTGGACTACAG gtggtaaGTACGCGTGTTGGAGGGATCCCTGAGGTTCTACCTGAGGATCTGATCACCCTGTGTGAGCCCACCGTGCGTTCTCTTTGTGCCGGCCTGGACAGTGTCATTGCTAGACAACGATCGGGCAGCGTCGCCTCCCCAGCTTCCATCCACGCCCACGTCTGCACCCTCTACACCTGGAGGAATGtcgcagagaggacagagaag GTGTATGACCGTGTGGCTGGGGAGAAGGTTCTTCCTCTGGACAGACGGCTGCTCAGACTGAGGGCCCACTGTGGCCCTGTGGCAGGCTCTATCTTTTCCTTCTTCGCTGTCCTCAACTTCCTCTTCCTGCTCCTTCTCCGCTGGCTCCTCCCAGACCGCCTCATAGACGTTGCCATGGATGCCACGGGGCCCCAGGGGCTGTGGACGCAGGGCTTGGGCGATAGGAAAGGAACTCACTCTAAAAGTGCCATGTTGACAAAGGAGGAGCCAGGTGGTCAAAAGACCAAGCTATGA
- the piga gene encoding phosphatidylinositol N-acetylglucosaminyltransferase subunit A isoform X1, with product MSDAHHHQRRRGAAFHAPPANRHPDGLTVAPQAPARKYNICMVSDFFYPNMGGVESHIYQLSQCLIEKGHKVVIATHAYGCRKGVRYLTNGLKVYYLPLQVMYNQSTATTCFHSLPLLRCVFVRERITVVHAHSSFSAMGHDALFHAKTMGLNTVFTDHSLFGFADVSSILTNKLLTVSLCDTNHIVCVSYTSKENTVLRAALDPEIVSVIPNAVDPTDFTPDPSQRCDDRITIVVVSRLVYRKGKACRYDCRNVKSQLLLIHFFLGIDLLGGIIPELCLKHPDLHFLIGGEGPKRIVLEEVREKYQLHDRVRLLGALEHKDVRGVLVQGHIFLNTSLTEAFCMAIVEGASCGLQVVSTRVGGIPEVLPEDLITLCEPTVRSLCAGLDSVIARQRSGSVASPASIHAHVCTLYTWRNVAERTEKVYDRVAGEKVLPLDRRLLRLRAHCGPVAGSIFSFFAVLNFLFLLLLRWLLPDRLIDVAMDATGPQGLWTQGLGDRKGTHSKSAMLTKEEPGGQKTKL from the exons ATGAGTGACGCACACCACCACCAGCGAAGGAGGGGGGCAGCTTTCCACGCTCCCCCAGCCAACAGACACCCTGATGGGCTCACAGTGGCTCCCCAGGCCCCTGCCAGGAAGTACAACATCTGCATGGTGTCAGACTTTTTTTACCCCAACATGGGAGGGGTGGAGAGCCACATCTACCAGCTGTCTCAGTGTCTGATAGAGAAGGGTCACAAGGTGGTGATCGCCACCCATGCCTACGGCTGCAGGAAGGGGGTCCGGTACCTGACCAATGGGCTCAAGGTCTACTACCTGCCCCTGCAGGTGATGTACAACCAGTCCACAGCTACCACCTGCTTCCACAGCCTGCCGCTGCTGCGCTGCGTGTTTGTCAGGGAGCGTATCACCGTAGTGCACGCCCACAGCTCCTTCTCCGCCATGGGCCACGATGCATTGTTCCACGCCAAGACCATGGGCCTCAACACG GTGTTTACTGACCACTCCCTCTTTGGTTTTGCTGATGTTAGCTCGATACTGACCAATAAGCTGCTGACGGTGTCTTTGTGCGACACCAATCACATTGTGTGCGTGTCGTACACAAGTAAGGAGAACACCGTGCTTAGGGCAGCACTTGACCCTGAGATTGTTTCTGTCATCCCCAACGCTGTCGACCCCACAGACTTCACCCCCGACCCTTCCCAGCGCTGTGACGACAGGATCACCATCGTAGTGGTCAGCCGCCTCGTCTATCGTAAAGGTAAGGCCTGTAGATATGATTGTAGGAATGTGAAGTCTCAACTGCTGCTTATACACTTTTTTTTAGGAATAGATCTTCTGGGTGGGATCATCCCAGAGCTGTGCCTCAAACATCCCGATCTACAtttcctgattggtggagagggACCAAAGAGAATCGTGttggaggaagtgagagagaaataCCAGCTACACGACAG ggtgCGTCTCCTGGGGGCCCTTGAGCATAAGGATGTGCGGGGGGTCTTGGTCCAGGGACATATCTTCCTCAACACCTCCCTGACCGAGGCCTTCTGCATGGCTATAGTGGAGGGGGCCAGCTGTGGACTACAG gtggtaaGTACGCGTGTTGGAGGGATCCCTGAGGTTCTACCTGAGGATCTGATCACCCTGTGTGAGCCCACCGTGCGTTCTCTTTGTGCCGGCCTGGACAGTGTCATTGCTAGACAACGATCGGGCAGCGTCGCCTCCCCAGCTTCCATCCACGCCCACGTCTGCACCCTCTACACCTGGAGGAATGtcgcagagaggacagagaag GTGTATGACCGTGTGGCTGGGGAGAAGGTTCTTCCTCTGGACAGACGGCTGCTCAGACTGAGGGCCCACTGTGGCCCTGTGGCAGGCTCTATCTTTTCCTTCTTCGCTGTCCTCAACTTCCTCTTCCTGCTCCTTCTCCGCTGGCTCCTCCCAGACCGCCTCATAGACGTTGCCATGGATGCCACGGGGCCCCAGGGGCTGTGGACGCAGGGCTTGGGCGATAGGAAAGGAACTCACTCTAAAAGTGCCATGTTGACAAAGGAGGAGCCAGGTGGTCAAAAGACCAAGCTATGA